A stretch of the Sulfurospirillum sp. UCH001 genome encodes the following:
- a CDS encoding DUF4942 domain-containing protein, translating to MSIFKNPDLYPTPPMLAIKMLSKVKHWGKIKSILEPSAGMGDLVESIKDKCRHNNVDISAIEIDTHCADMLRGKGIQVIDSDFLQYNGLEQFDLIVANFPFSDGDKHLHKAIDILFSGEIVCLLNAETLKNPYSNSRKDLVAKLNKLGAHVEYIQNAFSNAERKTDVEVALIYIEKIREVETELFEGMNEDVTEFESIEEKHEVATHNQIGNIVKRYNKDKEAVTNQIMDFYKNYKSLSKYLSLAVVGENIQQYNKQVEEEKGDLTEIMKKKLNYFSTLLKKTYWLETMKLDEVKRRLTSKKREELVKELDKFRHMDFTESNIRQLIINLLAKFPMMIDEAIDYLFEELTKHALRDTRWGSNEYAANIHYYNAWKTNTAFKINKKVIMPFYTGWSGIYSLSWEQEKFFDDMDLVMGYLDGGLTQKQKKIVSGEDVEEKSEPSTGKVVKYYLQDLKITRDIDTKYFKVSVFKKGTMHITFKDEDLLRRFNIHVGKKRNFLPMDYSNKDYKDLTPKEKEMVKDFDGGEKSYKTIERHLVLNHFNEQLLLGA from the coding sequence ATGAGCATTTTTAAAAATCCTGATTTATACCCAACACCGCCAATGTTAGCTATAAAAATGCTAAGCAAGGTTAAGCACTGGGGAAAAATCAAAAGCATTTTAGAGCCATCGGCAGGCATGGGCGATCTTGTTGAATCAATAAAAGACAAATGCAGACACAACAATGTAGACATTTCAGCGATTGAAATAGACACACATTGTGCTGATATGTTGAGAGGGAAAGGGATTCAGGTAATAGATTCAGACTTCTTGCAATACAACGGCTTAGAACAGTTTGATCTTATTGTTGCAAACTTTCCATTTAGCGATGGAGACAAGCACCTGCACAAAGCGATTGACATTTTATTCAGTGGTGAAATTGTATGCCTTTTAAACGCTGAAACACTTAAAAATCCTTATTCAAACAGCCGAAAAGACTTAGTCGCAAAGCTCAATAAGTTGGGCGCACACGTTGAGTACATTCAGAACGCTTTTAGTAATGCTGAACGCAAGACAGATGTTGAAGTTGCGCTGATCTACATTGAGAAAATTAGAGAAGTAGAAACGGAACTTTTTGAGGGCATGAATGAGGACGTGACAGAGTTTGAAAGCATTGAAGAAAAGCACGAAGTAGCAACGCATAACCAAATAGGCAACATCGTCAAACGCTACAACAAGGACAAAGAAGCCGTCACAAATCAGATCATGGACTTTTACAAAAATTATAAATCGTTATCTAAGTATCTAAGCCTCGCAGTCGTAGGAGAAAATATCCAACAGTACAACAAGCAAGTTGAAGAGGAAAAAGGCGATCTTACGGAGATTATGAAGAAAAAGCTTAACTACTTTTCAACACTTTTGAAAAAGACATACTGGTTGGAGACTATGAAACTTGATGAAGTCAAAAGACGTCTAACGTCTAAAAAGAGAGAAGAATTAGTCAAGGAATTAGACAAGTTTAGACATATGGACTTCACGGAAAGCAACATAAGACAGCTAATTATCAACCTTCTTGCAAAGTTTCCAATGATGATCGATGAAGCGATAGACTACCTTTTTGAGGAACTTACAAAACACGCTTTAAGAGATACCCGTTGGGGGTCAAACGAGTATGCGGCAAACATTCATTACTACAACGCTTGGAAAACTAACACGGCTTTTAAGATCAATAAAAAAGTCATCATGCCTTTCTATACTGGGTGGAGTGGCATTTACTCTTTGAGCTGGGAGCAAGAGAAGTTTTTCGATGATATGGACTTGGTAATGGGCTATTTAGACGGAGGATTGACACAAAAACAAAAGAAGATTGTAAGCGGCGAAGATGTTGAAGAAAAAAGCGAACCATCAACTGGGAAAGTCGTTAAATACTATCTTCAAGACTTAAAAATCACCCGTGATATTGATACAAAATATTTCAAGGTGAGTGTGTTTAAAAAAGGCACGATGCACATCACTTTTAAAGATGAGGATTTGCTAAGACGTTTCAACATTCACGTTGGGAAAAAGCGTAATTTCTTACCTATGGATTACAGCAATAAAGATTACAAAGACTTAACACCAAAAGAAAAAGAGATGGTGAAAGATTTTGACGGTGGCGAAAAATCATACAAAACGATAGAGAGACATTTAGTCTTGAATCACTTTAATGAACAGCTTTTATTAGGAGCTTAA
- a CDS encoding phosphoadenosine phosphosulfate reductase family protein, which produces MKYIATISGGKDSVTMCDLLLKNGYPVDYIIFQDTLMEFDLMYHYIEKLKSYFKNRYKKEIIVTKPRTTFEHWCYGVINDKTSKFDGCIRGIPMVWSEPCYWRREAKVKPSEELIESLIGCYGERKIYIGYTLDERTRIQKDEKLLYPLITEFKMTERDCKHYLINEEMENPLYKFFNRTGCGMCPGQSEKAWYQVWKNFKDMWTYMVLVENRLDQLEKSGIGIKNKYWFTKFRTCADMEKLFKKMEKQGSLFELSDEPLKDCFCKI; this is translated from the coding sequence ATGAAATACATAGCAACAATAAGCGGAGGTAAGGACAGCGTAACAATGTGTGACTTGCTTTTAAAGAATGGGTATCCAGTTGATTACATCATTTTTCAAGACACGCTAATGGAATTCGATTTGATGTATCACTATATTGAAAAATTAAAAAGTTACTTTAAAAATAGATATAAAAAAGAAATTATCGTTACTAAACCTAGAACCACTTTTGAGCATTGGTGTTATGGTGTTATAAATGATAAAACTTCTAAATTTGATGGATGCATAAGAGGTATCCCAATGGTTTGGTCTGAGCCTTGTTATTGGAGAAGAGAGGCAAAAGTAAAACCATCAGAAGAGTTAATAGAAAGCCTTATAGGCTGTTATGGTGAACGTAAAATTTATATTGGTTATACACTTGATGAGAGAACCAGAATACAAAAAGATGAAAAACTCCTATATCCACTTATAACAGAATTTAAAATGACTGAACGTGACTGCAAGCATTATTTAATTAATGAAGAAATGGAAAATCCTCTTTATAAATTTTTTAACAGAACTGGTTGCGGTATGTGCCCAGGGCAAAGTGAAAAAGCTTGGTATCAAGTATGGAAGAATTTTAAAGACATGTGGACTTATATGGTATTAGTTGAAAATAGATTAGATCAGCTTGAAAAAAGTGGTATTGGCATTAAAAACAAATATTGGTTCACAAAGTTTAGAACGTGTGCTGACATGGAAAAACTATTCAAAAAGATGGAAAAGCAAGGAAGCTTATTTGAACTATCAGATGAGCCACTAAAAGACTGCTTTTGCAAGATTTGA
- a CDS encoding DNA cytosine methyltransferase, whose protein sequence is MKKQSTMTEILNNFDPEFGLIVDLFAGGGGASEGIKSVFGRDPDVAVNHDPDAIAMHQVNHRDTLHFTADVFEVDPKSIFPEYPVGLLWASPSCTHFSKARGSKPVCKQLRSLAWVVVKWAKLRKPRLIFLENVEEFESWGPVDKDGFPVKEKAGQTFTSFVNSLKTLGYDVEWRTMQAHEYGAPTIRKRLFMVARCDGLPIVWPQATHGDPESSQVKKGKLKPYRCAAEIINFNNPSYSIFMSKDAIKEQKLRIKRPLQETSLRRIGKGLEKFVLFNPAPFLVTSNMINQDGYIDASWIVKYYNNKNNPKQVMGSSLKSPLPAITTVDHNALASVTFAPFVSNYFGERQKDGQKVADGRGTLFTAPITTITSGGMRHALVSPLLIAIDNKSSQGSNWSALAPITTITTENRHALIEASFLSVYYGTPNEIGQHLCRPTRTITTKDRFSKVDVVFDRATNTSWDKATMKKIEAVRDFLAEYTDINDEEMRMGIVTINGMKYQMVDIKLRMLTARELYCAQGFKKSYIIDYALNKKALSKEQQVKMCGNSVSPIHAQAVVSANYNVIVENREVA, encoded by the coding sequence ATGAAAAAACAATCAACTATGACAGAAATTCTAAACAACTTTGATCCTGAATTTGGTTTAATTGTTGACCTATTTGCGGGTGGAGGTGGTGCAAGTGAAGGCATTAAAAGTGTATTTGGTCGTGACCCTGATGTTGCGGTAAATCATGACCCCGATGCTATTGCAATGCACCAGGTAAACCATAGAGATACACTACACTTCACAGCCGATGTTTTTGAGGTTGACCCTAAAAGTATTTTCCCTGAGTACCCTGTTGGGTTACTATGGGCTTCACCATCTTGCACACACTTTTCAAAAGCACGAGGGTCTAAGCCAGTATGTAAACAGTTGCGCTCCCTTGCGTGGGTTGTTGTGAAATGGGCAAAACTTAGAAAACCTAGACTTATCTTTTTAGAAAATGTTGAAGAGTTTGAAAGTTGGGGACCAGTTGATAAAGATGGTTTTCCTGTAAAAGAAAAAGCAGGACAGACATTTACTTCTTTTGTGAACTCTCTTAAAACGCTTGGCTATGATGTTGAGTGGCGTACGATGCAAGCGCATGAGTACGGAGCACCGACTATTCGCAAACGTCTTTTTATGGTTGCACGTTGTGATGGCTTGCCTATAGTATGGCCGCAAGCAACACACGGTGACCCTGAAAGCTCACAAGTAAAAAAAGGGAAGTTGAAACCGTATCGATGTGCAGCTGAAATTATCAATTTTAACAATCCTAGCTATTCTATTTTTATGTCAAAAGATGCCATCAAGGAACAAAAGCTCAGAATCAAACGCCCTTTACAAGAAACCTCTTTAAGACGTATTGGCAAAGGACTTGAAAAATTTGTGCTCTTTAATCCTGCACCGTTCTTAGTCACCTCAAATATGATAAACCAAGATGGATACATCGATGCTTCATGGATTGTGAAATACTACAACAACAAGAACAATCCAAAGCAAGTTATGGGGAGTAGTTTAAAAAGCCCATTGCCTGCAATTACAACGGTTGATCACAACGCTTTAGCATCGGTGACATTTGCACCGTTTGTTTCTAATTACTTTGGAGAAAGGCAAAAAGACGGTCAAAAGGTAGCTGATGGTAGAGGTACTTTATTTACGGCTCCCATTACAACCATCACAAGCGGAGGAATGAGGCATGCCCTGGTATCTCCTTTACTCATAGCGATTGACAATAAAAGCTCACAAGGCTCAAATTGGAGTGCCTTAGCACCTATAACGACCATTACCACAGAAAACAGACATGCGCTTATTGAAGCGAGTTTTTTGAGTGTTTATTACGGTACTCCTAATGAAATCGGACAGCATCTTTGCAGACCTACTCGAACAATTACAACAAAAGACCGTTTCTCAAAAGTGGATGTAGTGTTTGATAGAGCAACAAATACATCATGGGATAAAGCAACCATGAAGAAAATCGAAGCGGTGCGTGATTTCTTAGCAGAGTACACCGACATAAATGATGAAGAAATGCGCATGGGGATTGTCACCATAAATGGCATGAAGTACCAAATGGTAGATATTAAACTTCGTATGCTGACTGCTCGTGAGCTTTATTGTGCTCAAGGGTTTAAAAAGTCATACATCATTGATTATGCACTCAATAAAAAGGCACTCTCAAAAGAACAACAAGTAAAGATGTGCGGTAACAGTGTATCACCTATTCATGCACAAGCCGTTGTATCAGCAAATTACAATGTGATTGTTGAAAATAGAGAAGTAGCTTAA
- a CDS encoding tyrosine-type recombinase/integrase — MIKVCTRKSKDGNRLYVEYYEGGERVRKSLNLLETKANIAYVNRNIIPEIERKLKYGLRFDDYKISEFTCKVLEQTKKKRKLNTYETYESAIRKFFSIMGDVSVNKLRTKDIDRYVELLEKQGMSSATITMYLAPISLACKEAIRIDVIDKNPVTYALKPPVKNKEKKVFNLMQMHNLLNNAEGELKTFLYFAFFTGARPNEVLALRWEDIKEECINIRRTRVQRKQENLPKGGKERQITLLKPLKDFISKIENKNGKVFKSSYSRISYHFYRLQKEVGYERRVMHTIRHTFASLLLQARENPTLIQYFLGHASLKMLNNVYAHYIEDEKDTERIEKIFAL, encoded by the coding sequence ATGATAAAAGTTTGCACTAGAAAAAGCAAGGATGGAAATCGACTTTATGTCGAATATTATGAAGGTGGAGAAAGAGTGCGTAAATCACTCAATCTCTTAGAAACAAAAGCTAATATCGCATATGTTAATAGAAATATTATACCTGAAATCGAACGAAAACTAAAGTATGGTTTACGATTTGATGACTATAAAATATCAGAATTTACATGTAAGGTATTAGAGCAGACAAAGAAAAAAAGAAAGTTAAATACTTACGAGACATATGAGTCTGCTATTCGTAAGTTTTTTAGCATAATGGGCGATGTAAGCGTTAATAAGCTAAGAACTAAAGACATAGATAGATATGTTGAACTCTTAGAAAAACAAGGCATGTCAAGCGCAACTATTACAATGTACTTAGCTCCAATAAGCTTAGCGTGTAAGGAAGCAATACGAATAGATGTTATTGACAAAAATCCAGTTACTTATGCGCTTAAGCCACCAGTAAAAAATAAAGAGAAGAAAGTATTTAACCTTATGCAAATGCACAATTTGTTAAACAATGCAGAAGGTGAATTAAAAACATTTCTTTATTTTGCATTTTTTACTGGAGCAAGACCAAATGAAGTCTTAGCTTTAAGATGGGAAGATATAAAAGAGGAATGTATCAACATTAGAAGAACTAGGGTACAGAGAAAACAAGAGAATTTACCAAAAGGTGGAAAAGAGAGACAAATAACCCTCTTGAAACCTTTAAAAGATTTTATTTCAAAAATAGAAAACAAAAATGGTAAAGTTTTTAAAAGTTCTTACTCTCGAATATCATATCATTTTTACAGGCTTCAAAAAGAAGTAGGATATGAAAGAAGGGTTATGCATACAATAAGGCATACATTCGCTAGTTTGCTACTACAAGCTAGAGAAAACCCAACTCTAATACAATACTTTTTAGGTCATGCATCTCTCAAAATGTTAAATAATGTTTATGCGCACTATATCGAAGATGAAAAAGATACTGAACGCATAGAAAAAATATTTGCATTGTAG
- a CDS encoding carbon-nitrogen hydrolase — MKVGLIQHAIESTQEKTIAKTASLIENAAKQGAQLVVLQELHQDRYFCINEDVECFDLATNWEKDITFWSGIAKANNVVLVTSLFEKRSAGLYHNTAVVFEKDGTVAGKYRKMHIPDDPGFYEKFYFTPGDLGYNPIQTSVGKLGLLVCWDQWYPEAARLMALKGAEMLIYPTAIGWFDADSEDEKKRQCDAWETVQRGHAIANGLPVISVNRIGKEADNHGVLDGIRFWGNSFVAGPQGEIIVRASHDKEEVLIVNVDLERGEHVRRIWPFLRDRRIETYGDLTKRFID; from the coding sequence ATGAAAGTCGGACTCATCCAACATGCCATTGAAAGCACACAAGAAAAAACCATAGCAAAAACTGCTTCACTTATCGAAAATGCTGCAAAACAAGGCGCACAGCTCGTTGTTCTTCAAGAACTCCACCAAGATCGCTATTTTTGCATTAACGAAGATGTGGAGTGTTTTGACCTCGCAACTAACTGGGAAAAAGACATCACTTTTTGGTCGGGCATCGCAAAAGCCAACAACGTCGTTTTAGTTACATCACTTTTTGAAAAACGCTCCGCTGGTCTTTACCACAACACGGCCGTTGTCTTTGAAAAAGACGGTACAGTAGCAGGCAAATACCGCAAAATGCACATCCCTGATGATCCAGGATTTTATGAGAAATTCTACTTTACCCCAGGAGATCTTGGCTACAACCCGATCCAAACCAGTGTGGGCAAACTTGGTCTTTTAGTCTGTTGGGACCAATGGTACCCAGAAGCTGCACGTTTGATGGCACTGAAGGGTGCAGAAATGCTTATCTACCCAACTGCTATTGGCTGGTTTGACGCTGACAGTGAAGATGAGAAAAAACGCCAATGTGACGCATGGGAAACCGTACAACGAGGTCATGCCATCGCCAACGGCTTACCTGTCATCAGCGTAAACCGTATCGGCAAAGAAGCGGACAATCATGGTGTACTAGATGGCATTCGCTTTTGGGGTAATTCCTTTGTTGCAGGTCCTCAAGGGGAAATTATCGTAAGAGCAAGCCACGACAAAGAGGAAGTGCTCATCGTCAATGTGGACTTAGAACGCGGAGAACACGTACGACGCATTTGGCCATTTTTACGTGATAGACGCATTGAGACGTATGGAGATTTAACGAAACGTTTTATAGACTAA
- a CDS encoding NUDIX domain-containing protein — MKHTIEVLKIEECVHSEYIKPKSMYYLHNSVEKRWDIVDTHNSVAILLYHKELDSFVFVKQFRPSIYVKNRDGFTYELCAGIVDKDKSLIEIAKEEVLEETGYDVPLEKLEKISSFYTAVGFAGGRQTLYYAVLDDSMKVNEGGGIEDENIEVIYLKREDTLAFMFDENIATTSGLMFALMWYFKKFE, encoded by the coding sequence ATGAAACACACGATTGAAGTGCTTAAAATTGAAGAGTGCGTTCACTCAGAATACATAAAACCTAAGAGTATGTACTATTTACATAACAGTGTTGAAAAACGCTGGGATATTGTCGATACACATAACAGTGTCGCCATTTTGCTCTATCATAAAGAGCTAGACTCTTTTGTATTTGTAAAACAGTTTCGTCCTTCAATCTATGTCAAAAATAGAGATGGCTTTACGTACGAGCTTTGTGCGGGTATTGTCGATAAAGACAAAAGCCTTATTGAAATCGCCAAAGAAGAGGTCTTAGAAGAGACAGGGTATGATGTACCGCTTGAGAAATTAGAAAAAATATCTTCATTTTATACGGCAGTTGGTTTTGCAGGTGGCAGACAAACGCTTTACTATGCCGTATTGGATGATAGTATGAAAGTCAATGAGGGCGGTGGCATTGAAGATGAAAACATTGAAGTCATTTACCTCAAACGTGAGGATACTTTAGCATTTATGTTTGATGAAAATATTGCAACGACATCGGGCTTGATGTTTGCATTGATGTGGTATTTCAAAAAGTTTGAATAA
- the corA gene encoding magnesium/cobalt transporter CorA: MIRCFFRNSNKLEVITDLSEFDDNEDKKSKVVWLDMLLPTTEEIVFVEKTFGIDFPTKQESEEIEISSRYWEEDKKIEINSFFLITNEESAHNETVSFILQGNLLISIRYKELKTFEEFSKRFYYAPREFKNGYYIFCQLLDIRIDADADIIEKLSKDITRLRKHVFTDYTNDDEEMLEKISSFEDLNMNIRENLMDKQRILTSFIKSTKFDASLRNDIVIMLKDIKSLIDYTEFNFERLDYLQNIFLGVLNIEQNKVIKIFTIMNVIFLPPTLIASIYGMNFDILPELRWDYGYAFSLALMVISAVSPILYFKKKGWI; this comes from the coding sequence ATGATACGATGTTTTTTTAGAAATAGTAACAAACTTGAAGTAATCACAGATTTGAGTGAATTTGATGACAATGAAGATAAAAAGAGCAAAGTTGTTTGGCTTGACATGCTTCTTCCTACTACTGAAGAGATTGTATTTGTCGAAAAGACCTTTGGGATAGATTTCCCGACAAAACAAGAGTCAGAAGAGATTGAGATAAGTTCTCGTTACTGGGAAGAAGATAAAAAGATTGAGATCAACAGTTTCTTCTTGATTACCAATGAAGAGAGCGCTCACAACGAGACTGTTTCGTTCATTCTTCAAGGCAATCTTCTGATATCTATTCGTTATAAAGAACTCAAAACCTTTGAAGAGTTTAGTAAGCGTTTTTACTATGCTCCTCGCGAATTTAAAAACGGTTACTACATTTTTTGTCAGCTTCTAGACATCAGAATTGACGCCGATGCGGATATCATTGAAAAGCTTTCAAAAGACATTACTCGCTTACGTAAACACGTCTTTACTGACTATACAAATGATGACGAAGAGATGTTGGAAAAAATCTCCTCATTTGAAGATTTGAACATGAATATTCGTGAAAACTTGATGGATAAACAACGTATCTTAACCTCATTTATCAAATCTACTAAGTTTGATGCATCGCTTCGCAATGACATCGTTATCATGCTTAAAGATATTAAGTCTTTGATTGACTATACGGAGTTTAATTTTGAGCGTCTAGACTACTTACAAAACATCTTCCTTGGTGTTTTGAACATTGAGCAAAATAAGGTCATCAAGATCTTTACCATTATGAACGTTATCTTCCTTCCGCCAACGCTCATTGCAAGCATTTACGGTATGAACTTCGATATTTTGCCAGAGCTTCGTTGGGATTATGGCTATGCCTTCTCGTTAGCGCTTATGGTTATTTCAGCGGTATCACCTATCCTTTATTTCAAGAAAAAAGGCTGGATTTAA
- a CDS encoding peptidoglycan DD-metalloendopeptidase family protein — translation MAKIIALLFLFLSIASASYVEELKWPKGETFLTFLEKNHLPSSIYYTLDKEEQELAAEIVAGVKYQVLKSEDNQLEQVLIPIGEELQMHLKKKDDKFVMEITPIILQSEKRALAIEIRNSPYVDILNATNSYGLANEFAQSFKGEINLRNLQKGDKLVLLYQQKRRLGKPFGSIKIDVSMIETAKKRNYIYYYKENYYDAKGQELTSFLLANPVNYTRVSSPFTQNRWHPILQKYRAHLGIDYAASVGTPVKAAGNGKVLFVGEKGGYGNTIEVSHDSSYKTLYAHLNGFAKGLRGGQGVKQGQVIGYVGNTGLSSGPHLHFGLYRSNVAINPASVVKIAKSALGGNELKAFINYTNELKQKVENALESDTPPFKEENFNLAYPFEQKQG, via the coding sequence ATGGCAAAAATCATAGCGTTATTATTTCTTTTTTTATCGATTGCATCCGCTTCATATGTTGAAGAACTAAAGTGGCCAAAGGGTGAAACGTTTCTCACATTTTTAGAAAAAAATCATTTACCATCATCAATTTATTATACGTTAGACAAAGAAGAACAAGAACTTGCTGCAGAGATTGTAGCAGGTGTTAAGTACCAAGTACTCAAAAGTGAAGATAATCAATTAGAACAAGTCTTAATTCCCATCGGCGAAGAGCTTCAAATGCATCTTAAGAAAAAAGATGACAAGTTTGTGATGGAAATTACTCCTATTATTTTACAATCAGAAAAACGCGCACTAGCGATTGAAATTCGTAATTCCCCATACGTTGATATTTTAAATGCAACCAATAGCTATGGCTTAGCCAATGAATTTGCCCAATCATTTAAAGGCGAAATTAACCTTCGAAACCTTCAAAAAGGCGATAAATTAGTCCTTCTTTATCAACAAAAACGACGTCTTGGAAAACCATTTGGTTCTATTAAAATAGACGTTTCTATGATAGAAACAGCAAAAAAGAGAAATTACATCTACTACTATAAAGAAAATTATTACGATGCAAAAGGACAAGAACTTACTAGTTTTCTACTTGCAAATCCTGTGAATTATACACGTGTATCGTCTCCTTTTACTCAAAACAGATGGCATCCTATCTTACAAAAATACCGCGCACATTTAGGCATTGACTATGCTGCAAGCGTTGGTACGCCTGTTAAAGCGGCTGGTAATGGAAAAGTGCTTTTTGTGGGTGAAAAAGGTGGATATGGCAATACCATTGAAGTAAGCCATGACAGTAGTTATAAAACCCTATATGCCCATCTTAACGGCTTTGCTAAAGGGCTTCGTGGTGGTCAAGGTGTCAAACAAGGTCAAGTTATTGGCTATGTCGGCAATACAGGACTTAGCAGTGGCCCCCATTTACATTTTGGATTGTATCGTAGCAATGTTGCGATCAACCCTGCAAGTGTTGTTAAAATTGCAAAAAGTGCTTTAGGTGGAAATGAACTTAAAGCCTTTATTAATTATACTAATGAATTGAAACAAAAAGTAGAAAATGCCTTAGAAAGTGATACACCACCGTTTAAAGAAGAAAATTTTAATCTTGCTTATCCTTTTGAACAAAAACAAGGTTGA
- a CDS encoding plasminogen-binding N-terminal domain-containing protein, whose protein sequence is MNKLFLVICLFLFGSFAEAQSFFKEFKTTVLESGEKQIVIADSPEFVVGASGVVSHKFDDKHTTIIARVDVISKNGTKAVLKVEKFEMLAQGAFPDTGIKPVVGDEVTINYLYDRALIVAPNQAVFNEVTKKYNTITWIHPDVVAAYLAKLYRPNPDKEIFQQACYQNAASIIFIAIENKGFFVDCHNFNIIQSIDVANNGTEPELPFYSRVNKQIESSWFNWSSSRIVDYNNYYAYLLKQTNTLKGSGIDGIILNLPFDIVERKDTLWK, encoded by the coding sequence TTGAACAAGCTATTTTTGGTTATATGTCTGTTTTTGTTTGGCTCATTTGCAGAGGCTCAATCTTTTTTTAAAGAGTTCAAAACAACCGTTTTGGAGTCTGGTGAAAAACAGATTGTGATCGCTGATTCACCAGAATTTGTAGTCGGTGCAAGTGGTGTTGTAAGCCATAAATTTGACGATAAACATACTACGATTATCGCACGTGTAGATGTTATAAGCAAGAATGGAACAAAAGCTGTTTTAAAAGTTGAAAAATTTGAAATGCTTGCTCAAGGTGCATTTCCAGATACTGGTATCAAACCTGTGGTTGGCGATGAAGTTACTATCAACTATCTTTATGACCGTGCACTTATAGTTGCCCCAAATCAAGCTGTTTTTAATGAAGTTACTAAAAAATATAACACTATCACATGGATTCACCCTGATGTTGTAGCTGCGTATTTAGCAAAGCTGTATCGTCCAAATCCAGATAAAGAAATTTTCCAACAAGCATGTTATCAAAATGCTGCATCGATTATTTTTATTGCTATTGAGAACAAAGGCTTTTTTGTTGATTGTCATAATTTCAATATTATACAAAGTATTGATGTCGCAAATAACGGTACAGAACCTGAACTTCCTTTTTATTCACGTGTAAACAAACAAATAGAATCTTCATGGTTCAATTGGAGCAGTTCAAGAATTGTTGATTATAACAACTACTATGCTTATCTTTTAAAACAAACAAACACACTTAAAGGTTCAGGCATAGATGGTATTATCTTAAATTTACCATTTGATATTGTAGAAAGAAAAGACACATTATGGAAATAA